Within the Salmo salar chromosome ssa12, Ssal_v3.1, whole genome shotgun sequence genome, the region TGAGGgagaatgactaacaaaatcaatgtgcCCCCCCCCTAGATGTCAGGGCCCCTGGACACGTGCCCTGTGTGCCCAGTCGGGATTCGGCATGATTACTATAAGTTTATatggctggctagactaactgccAATCTAAAAATAttttgctgacatggctaattgagtgactgtcagtgactgacataacaatagaaaaactgctgatgcaccaccaaatttcaaaattgcaaCTGGTCTATTCTACTGTTCTTACTCTcaatagtaagttgagaccccaactgagtaacaaaaatatatataatatgtcaatcaaaactagacgtagaattggtttgaatccccgagctgactaggtgaaaaatctgttgatgtctccttgagcaaggcacttaaccctaatttggcagtatgtcaagAGGACATAGTAAAGCTTGTAATGTAATCATTGGTGCCATTTTTCCATCTAAACCAGTTATTCAAATGATACAATGCAGGTGATAACGCtccaagtcacacacacacacacacacacacacacacacacacacacacacacacacactcagagagagaagtgtgtggtACACTTGTGTGGTTGTCTGGTTAAACCAGTGTTATTTTCTTGATATTATTTAGGAAGTGTTTCCCCAACCAGGTTAGCCGGATCCCCCTCCTAACCTGGTATCCCAGAGGACACCTGAAGCACCCCCACATCTGACAAAGAGGTCTTTCCTAAAATAATTTAACTTCAATTGGCTCCAATACTGAATGTGTGATGTGTGCATTGGAGGCGGCTCTGGGGGATGTTGCTTTATATCTACTGTAACTTAGGGAAACACTGGAGTTAGGAATATTTATATTTCTCTTTCAGTCATTTGTAATTTTTCAAATTTGTACAGTTTTTGGTAGTTCTGTTCTCATCGATCCCTTTTTTTTGCATAGGTGAAAGGTAGAGTTGGAGCATAACACCTCGTCAGAATCATGGGACAAACTGGGACATCATCTTTCCTCTTCTGTACTCTCCAACTCACAGTGTTGTTGGCAGTTTTTTCATCTGAAATTACATTTGTTACAGCGGTGAATTCAAACCCAAGCCTTGGAACAAACTCTTCCATTGGCAACCAGACTAACAAGAAGTGTGATTCTGTGGGTACTGAATGCAAAGTGGGTGTCATTCTGCCCAAATGGTTACCAGAGAACCCATCCTTTGGAGATAAACTGGCAAGAGCCACAGTTTACTTTGTGGCCTTGTTTTACATGTTCCTGGGGGTCTCTATCATTGCGGATCGCTTCATGGCATCCATTGAGGTAATTACATCACAAGAGAGGGAGATCACCATCAAGAAACCAAATGGCGAAAAAGTGACAACCACTGTTCGTATATGGAACGAGACAGTGTCCAACCTGACCCttatggccctgggttcctccgcTCCGGAGATCCTACTGTCCGTCGTTGAGGTGTGCGGTCACAACTTTGACGCAGGTGATCTGGGCCCGAACACCATCGTTGGTAGTGCTGCCTTCAACATGTTCGTTATCATtggactctgtgtttctgtcatTCCCGATGGAGAGCACCGGAAAGTCAAACATTTGAGGGTATTTTTTGTTACCGCCACCTGGAGTATATTCGCGTACACCTGGCTTTATCTCATCTTGGCTGTCATCTCTCCGGGCATCGTACAGGTGTGGGAGGGCCTTGTCACACTGTTCTTTTTCCCGTTGTGTGTAGGGATGGCTTACGTTGCGGATCGCAGACTTCTTGTCTATAAGTACATGTACAAGCGCTACCGCGCAGGGAAGCGAAGAGGGGTGATCATTGAGACGGAAGGGGAGGCTCAACTTCCTTCAAAGATGGACATTGAAATGGATGGGAAAATGCTCAACTCAGAGAGCTTCATGGACGGAGCGATGGGTTTTGATGAGAAGGACCTGGATGAGGAGGAGGCCAGGAAGGAAATGGCCCGGATCCTGAAGGAACTGAAGCAGAAGCATCCagagaaggagatggagcagCTGATAGAACTGGCCAACTACCAGGTATTGACACAGCAGCAAAAGAGTCGCGCCTTCTACCGATGCCAGACTACCAGAATCATGACGGGAGCAGGGAACGTACTGAAGAAGCATGCAGCAGACCAAGCCAGGAAAGCTGTTGGTGCATACGAGATCCGCTCCGAAGTTTCGGAGAATGACTTTTCGTCAAAGGTCTTCTTTGACCCTGGTACATACCAGTGCTTGGAGAACTGCGGTACAGTGGCCTTGAATGTGGTACGCCTTGGTGAGGACTTGACTAACACTGTTTCAGTGGAATACCGTACCGAAGACGGCACAGCCAATGCCGGCTCGGACTACCAGTTCACTGAGGGCGTTGTGGTGTTCAAACCTGGTGAGACTGAGAAGGAGATCCGGATAGACATCATTGACGATGACATCTTTGAGGAGGATGAGCATTTTCTGGTCCACCTTAGCAACGTGAAGGTCATATCCGAGGGCACTGGCTACGGACAACCAAGGGCTAATCAAGTGGACACTTTGGCGGGCCTTGGCCTACCCTGCTCAGCCACTGTGACTATCTTTGACGATGACCATGCCGGGATCTTTACTTTTGAAGAACCGGTAATGACCGTGAGCGAGAGTATCGGCATGATGGAAGTAAAGGTTCTCCGTACCTCAGGAGCGCGGGGACTAGTGGTCGTACCCTACAAGACCATGGAGGGTACAGcaaaaggagggggagaagactTTGAAGATACGCACGGAGCGCTGGAATTCCAGAACGATGAGATCTTGTAAGTTACATACTCGCTTTTAACGTTGTCATGTTTTTATTGTTGTCATATAAATGAGGTGAGGCCCACAGCACATTGACGTTCAATTTGGACAAATGTTATGTCTAAGTTATGTCAATGTCCCTGTTTCTAGTTTGTCCCACAGAAGCAACTTTCTGTCTCAAAAAGAAAATAGCTTTATTGTTATCTCCTAGCACTAAGagacttcccactgggcacagacgccaGTTAaacttattttttaaatttacacTTGGTTTAGTTGTCAgctaatgtgaattcaatgtgaaatcaacaaaaaaatgtcATCATGTCATTGGATTTGTGTTCAGTTTGTGTTcaaactttttgcaaatccaatcagttttccacattgattcaacgtcatttttttgtttatgacgtggaaacaatgttgattcaaccagtttttgcacaGTGGGTTGTATTTTGTATGGCCTGTTGACATCGTCATTAGATTCCATTCATTTCAATGTGCTGTCCATTCCTATTGTTGTTTTAATCTATTGTCTTAGGTTACATTTTCTCAGGGGATGTAAGTGTCTCTGGGGTTCAAGAAGGAATCCTGTCTTAAGTTTCTATCTTTCCACTGTACTTCATCCTTTCTGCTTCACTGTCAAGTGTTCTTTTTCTCACAGCTTTTCTCTCACTGCCCCTCTTTTTTTAATCATTCATTTGAGCATTCTATTGACTGCCTGAATAGCGCCTGTCTACAAATCTACCAATTAGTGTTTTGCATACCATATGTAGAGATACTGTGGACTGTAATAGTATTGCAGAACTGGCTTCATTTCatttcagttaaaaaaaaatgttgttgcAATTTCTCCTCCACTTTCGCTCAACACCAGTTGGATATTTTATGACTTGCAGTACTTCGGCACAGAACATACTGTACAATTGAGAGTATTCAAGTGTACCAAATACCATGGTGTATCTCACTGAAAACGGGACTTGATGACTCACTGGTGCTGGATAAAAGAGAGAAAACACATCCAGAAATGATCATTGTGATGCTAATGATAATGATGCATTAGCATGTAGCATGAATAGATTAGGTATGGAATATGTTGGAGCTCAGAGGCAGCAGCTGTTCTTTGGCTGTTCATTTTGTGTATGCAATGTAAAAACACTGGAATACCTTCCTgataaagattttttttaaatataaatatcAACAGTTGTATCAAAAGATGTAATGGACTCTAAACAGTTGGCAAATGGTTACTATTTATGAAGAGTTCCCAACAACTACTAAACAAATTTTACTATGTTATAGGTTCCAGAGAGATACGAGTAGAGAAAGGAGTTATGAACATGAGACAGTAGGACTCCTACATGTTCACTCCACATGTAGCTTACATACTAGCTAAAATCATTTGGATCTTGAATTGCTCCGCAGTCTATCCTGTTTTATTTAAACTCAAAACAAACTCCTCATTCATAAGACATTACATGTAAGCTAAGCAGTTGTAATATTGAAATGTTTTTCATCAATATCATATTAAACAAAAATGCAGCTGCTATTGATACAGATTTTCCATATCAGTGTGTCCATCATTTATAGGAAACCACCAGAATTGAATGCGAGTAAGGCCTTTTTGCCTTTTTCAATGAGAAATCCAGCGACACTTTTATCACTCCCTTCTTCAAACTGGAACTTCCATAAATGATATACTGCTATAGTcaggtatactgtacatacgTAAAATAGCAGTTGGGCCAGACATTTTCCATGGATTGTggggtgggggatataatgacaACAAATGTATTCCATAGAGGAAAACATTGCCAGTTTGAGGATAGCACCAAATGGAAAAGGCCCTGTGCTTGTTTTAAGATTTAAGACATCCACACATTTATACAGAGGCAAACGGATTGCTTTGAAGTGAGCAGTGTAAATCGTCTCAGCCAGCTTTGCATAGAGAAGCAGCACCATATATAGACAAGGCAGCAGCGTCTGTTGGGAAGTCGGTTCTTAAGTTATCATTTGGAAAATGTATTAACGTTGGCATTGACACATTTGAGAGGATGCAGTTGCAAGTTATTTCCAAATCTATTTTAAGATGCATGCAATGTCCGTTGGAATGTAAACATTTATTTATGTTTCTGCACACATCATTCACTTATGCCACAGACAGAATAGGATTGATAGTAATTCCATTTTTCACTGAAGCAAGAGGCCTGGTTACTCTCAACCATGCTGTATCCAGATAAGGGGGGTTGATTAGTCAAAGATGATCTAGTTATATCATCACAAGAAGTTACACGGTCAGGACCATGTTCTTTTGTTTTGCTGGTAGGAACAAGTGTTAGTTGTTGTGATGATATTGGTAGACATTAATGTGTAATAAGGGCTCCGCTCCTGACTGAGCCAGTATAGGTGTTAAAGAAGCAGCACCGGGTACTCCGCCAAGTATCTTTCAGCCGCCTTTGAAATATCAAACTAACAATGTTCTACAAAGTACCCATTTCAGTTCAATTTCTATTGGATCTATTCTCAAAAAATGTGGTTCGATCCACTCTAAACTATACTGAATGATAACTATGCTGTAAATGTAATTTTACATCACAATTTATTATAGCCAGAATGTGTCCTTTGTGTCCTACTGTCCTTATCAGACAAGATCATATCTGCTGCCCTCAACCGTAGAGAATGATGGTCCAACCATGCCTTATTTTCTTTTGATAAGACCCACCCTCTGGTAATGTAGATATTATTAACTTTGCTGCCTACATGTAGTGAAATTAATGACTTTGCTTTGACTACACACATTGACAAGCATGAAACTTGACAGGGGGTTACTTTGGGCTTTAGAATGAGGTACTATTTTAAACAACTAGTTAAATCGTTTTTTTGCCTATGCTAAATTTGCCCTCTCGTCTCTGGCCTGCTCTCGCATGAGGACAGACCTCGTGCTCCTCCTCAGACCACTGTCATGATCCAGGGCTAGCGTAGCTGCCCCCGCGGCCCAGTGGCGGCTCTGGCCTGTGGATCACATGGCTGGGGGAGTAACGTGTTCCCTTGGGCTGCATGACAGCGGGGCTGTCACCACCGCTTCATCAGACGAGCAATAGACAGAGGCAGGAGAACAAGGCGCTTTGGACCATAGAGGAGCAAGAAGACCAAGGGTTCAAATCatgtttgaaatctttcaaattactccaagctgtgcttgattgagcttgcctggtgcaGGCTCAACCAAATGCTTAAAGTATTTGAACGATATCAAATACTATCCAAACCCAGGCCTATCCAAAGCCAACCCCCTCAACCTCTGTCTGTATACGCCTCACGTTTTCCCTTGCAGCCTTTGGATGTTTTTGAGGGGGTTGGTCAGTGCTTTGCAATGTCCCAATTTCTGGGGAGCTAAAAGCTTCAGGGGTGATGGACGTATTTGTGTCTTTCTTTTCTGCAGGCAAAAGAGGACCCTGCTGCCTGAAATGTTTGTCAAGCTTTCTACATGGCTGAAATAATGTTTTTCAGGCCTCTAATTGGCTGAGACACAGAGACTGGGCGCAGATAATAGCAGACGTGTTACTTACAAAGCACAGTTTGATCAATCACTAAGGCCATCTCGTATGTGCTGACGGATTCTCTTAGCGTTGTATCCGATTGTATACTTGGTGCAAAACCGATCACACTTACGACTCTGGCTGCTGCTCAAGTAAGCACATCAATGAAGATGCCATGAAATAAACATACCATatcttagcaaaatacatttattttcgtGGAAAGACACTCAATATAGGACACACATGCCTGATAGTCAGAAACAGCATTGTTACATAATTTTTGTACACACAAGAGTATAGTCTATAGGTTATGAATAGCTGTAAGAAAAACTGTGGCAAGTGACGAATTGTAGAATTATTTTGACTTTTTTGGTAGCTTTGCTGATGTAATACCATAGGACTTCTTCCCACCGCAAGAGGGATACTTAACATTATGTACACTGCACATAGGGGAACCCACATCTCTTTGTAAATCAATTTAAATTCTGAGACCAGAAGGGGAGGAATAAAGGACAAGGAAAAACTTTCATTAGTCTGCATTGTATATTTTGTGACGGAAGCAGCAATTAGCATTGCAAACTGCCTATCTTTGTGAAGCCATCTTTCGTGTGTAATTTGAATTGTATGATTTACAAAGAGGAAATAGCTTATTGGGGCATTTAAGATGGTAAAATGTGActacaaaatgtataaaaaatcttGGAATACGGTTTTCAAGCCTCCTGTTCGGCATCTTTCGTACTCCTGCTTCCAGCCCTATGCATGAATAGCAAACATATAAAAAAATCTGTTATGTAAATTACTTTACAGACATAGTGTACATTTTTTCAGTCTGCAAGAAAATATTCTACCTAGTATTACATAGACATCAACAGAATAATGGGCGACAGGaaccctagaggttagagcattgggtcagtaaccgaaaggtaactagtttgaatcccagagccgacaaGCGAAAAATCGTTCAgcgtttttttgtcatgaatcttgttctagaggcagctctgcagagtggtcactagctggcaaagccacaaagtcataacatCTGATTCTAattctaaccacactgctaaccctaacccttaacattAAATGAAGACCAAAGAGCAAACGTTGGTTATCATTAATTTGTACATTATACCCAATTTTGACTTTACAGCTGGCAGAAATCGCAGAAATCGCTCAGATCTGGCTCCAGGGTAAATGTCAGCCtgctgaaaaatctgtcaatgtgccgttgagcaaggcacttaaccctaattgcttgaGTGTTACAGTTGATTATGGCAGACGCTGGCCATGACACCACTCTCGGAGGTGTTACTCAGCTGGAGTTGAGATAtggacattttttattttgccatcattttaccaggtaaaaaaacacatttccaattcacacatgcgtaTTAATACacgtgtacatgtgtgaaataggacaaataagcacccaccaaattattattattattattattattattatttaataagCCTCCCTCACTTTATGAGCTGTCTTCTTACTTACCGCAGTCTACACGTTCACAAAATCTGCAAATGATTTCAAGACCACTGGCATAAGGATCTTATAGTAGGGCCAGAAATAGAAAATTAATGTGAGGCAGGAAAACGAATTATATTCATGGTAGGGAAGGCAACTTATTGGTCTGCCAGCTCCTTAGGCACCAAAAGAGAATTACTTCTGACAGAATCCAATGAGAGACAGACTGTAGCCTACTTTCTGCATGGAAGTATGATGTACTGTGGTTGGAAGGTTATAATTGAGTAGGTCACGAAGGAGTTGGTTAATAGAGTTCTTACATTAGGGAGTTTTCCTCCTCGGTTACAATGACTGATAGAGTGGAGTCGCTGAGTCAGGCTTTGTACAGTATTCTCCTCTAGTTAATCACAGATACTGCCAGTCCAGCTGGAGGGCTTGAATGTAAAGGCTAAGCTTAAGTGTATTGGGACTGCTACTGTGTTGTCAAGTCTCGCTCTCAGTCTCCTTTTGTGTGGCTGGGTCTGAAGACTAGAGGGTAATGCCTGTTACTGGTTGGTGTTAACTCTTTCCCTGTTAGAATTCTCCATAACAGGGTCTGATAACCTGGGAAGACCCAAATACACTGAAAGCAGAGCCAGGTAAAACCAGGGTTCCTAGTCCGGTGTATGTGGCTCTTTGGAGGTTTTCCTCTGTCACCTCTTGGTGTGTCATATCCATTAAAGTCAGAAATGCATGGATGTGTACGAAAGCATCAGATCTTTAACTATTAAAAAAGTGTTATTTCCTCTAAGAACCAGACCAAACACAGAAGGTGGGTTGCACCAACATGGTTTACATTTATCTAGGATTAGAGCTAATCTAGGTTTTGTAAATCTAGATTTATAATTAATCAGAGATGTGttgcaccacttaattttaaatctggatcAGTAAATCTATGATTAATGGTTTTAAACTATGATTAGTGACATGTTACACCAATATAAGAGGTATTTTGTGAGTTTAAACGAAGTAGCTAGCCGATTTGACAAATGAGGCCACAAAGTTGCTGTTCCTTGATAAAATAATAACAATGTAACGTTAGAACTACTGCAACTCCATCGTGAAAGGTTCTCATGGGTTGGTTGATTTGAAATAAAATCTGTTATTTGCCAGTACTAGACAGGAAAATAAtttgttagctaatgttagcgttTATAAACCAAGCTAGATAGCATAAAATATGATTTATTATTGTCATTACTTAACATTATTTTGCCGTTTATTATTTGTCCGTTAGCCACCTGATTATGGCATTTCCAAAAAATTCTAATTTCTCCACTTATGAAAAAAAAACTATTGCCGGAGCTGATGGAGGAATTTAGTAACGTAACTGTTGCTGCAGGATAAAAAGACAGACAACAACACTGTCAAAAAGAAGGAAGACACCTGGGCCATTTTATGCAACAGATTTAATGGATCGGAAAGAGAAGAGGGACCCAAATTCTAAAGAtactgtagagtatcttctgGAAACAGAATCATCTTgactcctggactctgtccacgcatttcaaggctgcgttgaaacaatgactggtaaatgatccaagaccagctcagttaatccctaccattgtgacaatgagtcgtcataatgctgcatcaaatgtacatgatcttaggggcattggaaaacacaatgtaagtaatttaatttatgtacccctaattgcaccgaatacatctgtttatcctacagctattgtaagcagtaatcatgagcctataaaccagagttacactgttagcactgaggtggtatgcgctagtaggaagaccactttatgccgctcaccctgcactatcagctccaatgtaaataacatgagtaagtctacctccgataagcttcccagtaaagcattaaaaacaatcaagcaatgCAAAAGGTGCCacaaatagcccatattaacatatgtagcttaagaaacaaggtccatgaagtcaataacttgcttgtaacagatgacattcatattccgactatctctgaaactcacttagataatacctttgatgatacagtggtagcaatacatggttataacatttaccgaaaatacagaaatgccaacAGAGgtggtgttgcggtctatataAAGAACCA harbors:
- the slc8a1a gene encoding sodium/calcium exchanger 1a isoform X3, translated to MGQTGTSSFLFCTLQLTVLLAVFSSEITFVTAVNSNPSLGTNSSIGNQTNKKCDSVGTECKVGVILPKWLPENPSFGDKLARATVYFVALFYMFLGVSIIADRFMASIEVITSQEREITIKKPNGEKVTTTVRIWNETVSNLTLMALGSSAPEILLSVVEVCGHNFDAGDLGPNTIVGSAAFNMFVIIGLCVSVIPDGEHRKVKHLRVFFVTATWSIFAYTWLYLILAVISPGIVQVWEGLVTLFFFPLCVGMAYVADRRLLVYKYMYKRYRAGKRRGVIIETEGEAQLPSKMDIEMDGKMLNSESFMDGAMGFDEKDLDEEEARKEMARILKELKQKHPEKEMEQLIELANYQVLTQQQKSRAFYRCQTTRIMTGAGNVLKKHAADQARKAVGAYEIRSEVSENDFSSKVFFDPGTYQCLENCGTVALNVVRLGEDLTNTVSVEYRTEDGTANAGSDYQFTEGVVVFKPGETEKEIRIDIIDDDIFEEDEHFLVHLSNVKVISEGTGYGQPRANQVDTLAGLGLPCSATVTIFDDDHAGIFTFEEPVMTVSESIGMMEVKVLRTSGARGLVVVPYKTMEGTAKGGGEDFEDTHGALEFQNDEILKTIAVRILDHDEYERQARFYIELQEPHWKRRLTGGFVKTDKRLYGRDVYRKVQGRDNPVPATIISIAEEGGEEALSKKEEEERRIAEMGRPTLGEHVKLEVVIEESYEFKNTVDKLIKKTNLALLIGTNSWRQQFMEAITVSSGDDDEDECGEEKLPSCFDYVMHFLTVFWKLLFAFVPPTDYWNGWACFVVSISMIGLLTAFIGDLASHFGCTVGLKDSVTAVVFVALGTSVPDTFASKVAAIQDQYADASIGNVTGSNAVNVFLGIGVAWSIAAIYHNSKGNDFRVDPGTLAFSVTLFTIFAFVAVAVLMYRRRPEIGGELGGPRGPKIATTCLFFSLWLMYIVFSSLEAYCHIKGF
- the slc8a1a gene encoding sodium/calcium exchanger 1a isoform X1; the protein is MGQTGTSSFLFCTLQLTVLLAVFSSEITFVTAVNSNPSLGTNSSIGNQTNKKCDSVGTECKVGVILPKWLPENPSFGDKLARATVYFVALFYMFLGVSIIADRFMASIEVITSQEREITIKKPNGEKVTTTVRIWNETVSNLTLMALGSSAPEILLSVVEVCGHNFDAGDLGPNTIVGSAAFNMFVIIGLCVSVIPDGEHRKVKHLRVFFVTATWSIFAYTWLYLILAVISPGIVQVWEGLVTLFFFPLCVGMAYVADRRLLVYKYMYKRYRAGKRRGVIIETEGEAQLPSKMDIEMDGKMLNSESFMDGAMGFDEKDLDEEEARKEMARILKELKQKHPEKEMEQLIELANYQVLTQQQKSRAFYRCQTTRIMTGAGNVLKKHAADQARKAVGAYEIRSEVSENDFSSKVFFDPGTYQCLENCGTVALNVVRLGEDLTNTVSVEYRTEDGTANAGSDYQFTEGVVVFKPGETEKEIRIDIIDDDIFEEDEHFLVHLSNVKVISEGTGYGQPRANQVDTLAGLGLPCSATVTIFDDDHAGIFTFEEPVMTVSESIGMMEVKVLRTSGARGLVVVPYKTMEGTAKGGGEDFEDTHGALEFQNDEIFKTIQINIIDDEEYEKNKNFFLEMGKPQLLEMSERKAVLLQEIGGFVKTDKRLYGRDVYRKVQGRDNPVPATIISIAEEGGEEALSKKEEEERRIAEMGRPTLGEHVKLEVVIEESYEFKNTVDKLIKKTNLALLIGTNSWRQQFMEAITVSSGDDDEDECGEEKLPSCFDYVMHFLTVFWKLLFAFVPPTDYWNGWACFVVSISMIGLLTAFIGDLASHFGCTVGLKDSVTAVVFVALGTSVPDTFASKVAAIQDQYADASIGNVTGSNAVNVFLGIGVAWSIAAIYHNSKGNDFRVDPGTLAFSVTLFTIFAFVAVAVLMYRRRPEIGGELGGPRGPKIATTCLFFSLWLMYIVFSSLEAYCHIKGF
- the slc8a1a gene encoding sodium/calcium exchanger 1a isoform X2 produces the protein MGQTGTSSFLFCTLQLTVLLAVFSSEITFVTAVNSNPSLGTNSSIGNQTNKKCDSVGTECKVGVILPKWLPENPSFGDKLARATVYFVALFYMFLGVSIIADRFMASIEVITSQEREITIKKPNGEKVTTTVRIWNETVSNLTLMALGSSAPEILLSVVEVCGHNFDAGDLGPNTIVGSAAFNMFVIIGLCVSVIPDGEHRKVKHLRVFFVTATWSIFAYTWLYLILAVISPGIVQVWEGLVTLFFFPLCVGMAYVADRRLLVYKYMYKRYRAGKRRGVIIETEGEAQLPSKMDIEMDGKMLNSESFMDGAMGFDEKDLDEEEARKEMARILKELKQKHPEKEMEQLIELANYQVLTQQQKSRAFYRCQTTRIMTGAGNVLKKHAADQARKAVGAYEIRSEVSENDFSSKVFFDPGTYQCLENCGTVALNVVRLGEDLTNTVSVEYRTEDGTANAGSDYQFTEGVVVFKPGETEKEIRIDIIDDDIFEEDEHFLVHLSNVKVISEGTGYGQPRANQVDTLAGLGLPCSATVTIFDDDHAGIFTFEEPVMTVSESIGMMEVKVLRTSGARGLVVVPYKTMEGTAKGGGEDFEDTHGALEFQNDEIFKTIQINIIDDEEYEKNKNFFLEMGKPQLLEMSERKAVLLQEIGGFVKTGRDVYRKVQGRDNPVPATIISIAEEGGEEALSKKEEEERRIAEMGRPTLGEHVKLEVVIEESYEFKNTVDKLIKKTNLALLIGTNSWRQQFMEAITVSSGDDDEDECGEEKLPSCFDYVMHFLTVFWKLLFAFVPPTDYWNGWACFVVSISMIGLLTAFIGDLASHFGCTVGLKDSVTAVVFVALGTSVPDTFASKVAAIQDQYADASIGNVTGSNAVNVFLGIGVAWSIAAIYHNSKGNDFRVDPGTLAFSVTLFTIFAFVAVAVLMYRRRPEIGGELGGPRGPKIATTCLFFSLWLMYIVFSSLEAYCHIKGF
- the slc8a1a gene encoding sodium/calcium exchanger 1a isoform X4 yields the protein MGQTGTSSFLFCTLQLTVLLAVFSSEITFVTAVNSNPSLGTNSSIGNQTNKKCDSVGTECKVGVILPKWLPENPSFGDKLARATVYFVALFYMFLGVSIIADRFMASIEVITSQEREITIKKPNGEKVTTTVRIWNETVSNLTLMALGSSAPEILLSVVEVCGHNFDAGDLGPNTIVGSAAFNMFVIIGLCVSVIPDGEHRKVKHLRVFFVTATWSIFAYTWLYLILAVISPGIVQVWEGLVTLFFFPLCVGMAYVADRRLLVYKYMYKRYRAGKRRGVIIETEGEAQLPSKMDIEMDGKMLNSESFMDGAMGFDEKDLDEEEARKEMARILKELKQKHPEKEMEQLIELANYQVLTQQQKSRAFYRCQTTRIMTGAGNVLKKHAADQARKAVGAYEIRSEVSENDFSSKVFFDPGTYQCLENCGTVALNVVRLGEDLTNTVSVEYRTEDGTANAGSDYQFTEGVVVFKPGETEKEIRIDIIDDDIFEEDEHFLVHLSNVKVISEGTGYGQPRANQVDTLAGLGLPCSATVTIFDDDHAGIFTFEEPVMTVSESIGMMEVKVLRTSGARGLVVVPYKTMEGTAKGGGEDFEDTHGALEFQNDEILKTIAVRILDHDEYERQARFYIELQEPHWKRRLTGGFVKTGRDVYRKVQGRDNPVPATIISIAEEGGEEALSKKEEEERRIAEMGRPTLGEHVKLEVVIEESYEFKNTVDKLIKKTNLALLIGTNSWRQQFMEAITVSSGDDDEDECGEEKLPSCFDYVMHFLTVFWKLLFAFVPPTDYWNGWACFVVSISMIGLLTAFIGDLASHFGCTVGLKDSVTAVVFVALGTSVPDTFASKVAAIQDQYADASIGNVTGSNAVNVFLGIGVAWSIAAIYHNSKGNDFRVDPGTLAFSVTLFTIFAFVAVAVLMYRRRPEIGGELGGPRGPKIATTCLFFSLWLMYIVFSSLEAYCHIKGF